From one Microlunatus sp. Gsoil 973 genomic stretch:
- a CDS encoding sensor histidine kinase KdpD gives MSRVLQDQLVITGIAVLTCLVIGTVALGLLRLTRHASVRYQMIIAVLAPVVAVAAAVVINVRFMFLSGHDSGVIMLALTVSLVLAAALTLLVTRRIAAGAMSLGAGISRLSPELPARAAGTQQTAMPAELAGVMAELDATRTRLADARAREQAAQYARQQLVQHLSHDLRTPLSGLRAMAEALEDGMISDIPAAMVQIRATVGRMDTLVADLFELSRVQGGPPAREHKLLSVRELVVDLADEVESSAERSGVALVVDVPEDDRLAISGDADDLVRALGNLVTNAVRHTSRSGTVTIIAGREPGGDVAVAVSDSCGGIPEPDLPKVFDAGWRGDRSRTAPDGAGLGLAIARGVVESHQGRIAVRNTDDGCRFDVELPAHPG, from the coding sequence ATGAGCAGGGTGTTACAAGATCAGCTGGTGATCACCGGCATCGCGGTGCTCACCTGCCTGGTGATCGGAACCGTCGCCCTGGGACTTCTGCGGCTGACCCGGCACGCATCGGTGCGCTACCAGATGATCATCGCCGTGCTGGCGCCGGTGGTCGCCGTCGCCGCCGCAGTGGTGATCAACGTCCGCTTCATGTTCCTGTCCGGACACGACAGCGGAGTGATCATGCTCGCGTTGACGGTCTCTCTTGTGCTTGCGGCCGCGCTGACGCTGCTGGTGACCCGCCGGATCGCGGCCGGCGCGATGTCCTTGGGAGCCGGGATCTCCCGACTGTCGCCGGAGTTGCCCGCCCGGGCGGCCGGCACCCAGCAGACCGCGATGCCGGCCGAGCTCGCCGGAGTGATGGCCGAGCTGGACGCCACCCGGACCCGGCTCGCCGATGCCCGCGCCCGCGAACAGGCGGCCCAGTACGCACGGCAGCAACTTGTCCAACACCTCTCCCACGACCTGCGGACGCCGTTGTCAGGTCTGCGGGCGATGGCGGAGGCGCTGGAGGACGGCATGATCTCCGATATTCCCGCGGCGATGGTGCAGATCCGTGCGACGGTCGGCCGGATGGACACGCTGGTCGCCGACCTGTTCGAGCTGTCGCGGGTACAGGGCGGACCGCCGGCCAGGGAGCACAAGCTGCTCTCGGTCCGGGAACTGGTCGTCGACCTGGCCGACGAGGTGGAATCGTCGGCCGAACGGTCCGGGGTGGCGCTGGTGGTGGATGTGCCCGAGGACGACCGGCTGGCGATCAGCGGCGACGCCGACGACCTGGTCCGAGCGCTGGGCAATCTGGTGACCAACGCCGTACGGCACACAAGCCGCAGCGGCACCGTGACCATCATCGCCGGCCGCGAGCCCGGCGGCGACGTCGCGGTCGCCGTGTCCGACAGCTGTGGTGGCATCCCGGAGCCGGACCTGCCGAAGGTCTTCGATGCCGGCTGGCGCGGCGACCGATCGCGTACGGCTCCGGACGGGGCAGGGCTGGGATTGGCCATCGCCCGGGGCGTCGTGGAGTCCCATCAGGGGCGGATCGCGGTACGGAACACCGACGACGGTTGCCGCTTCGACGTCGAACTGCCGGCGCATCCGGGATGA
- a CDS encoding response regulator transcription factor — protein MGAQVLIVEDDRMLAGVLASYLTKAGHQVALAADGSEAVTTWQRTVPDVVLLDVMLPTLSGLEVLRRRRTAGDHAAVIIISARGDESDRLVGLEIGADDYVVKPLSPREIVLRVQALLRRAEQLTGSRLRERSLRLGDAEIDLAARTAARHGEPLGLTSREFDLLAFLAGHPGETFSKAALLNRVWGWDFGDNSTVTVHVRRLRQKLEDDPSDPRLVLTVGREGYRAARGDELV, from the coding sequence GTGGGTGCACAGGTGTTGATCGTCGAGGACGATCGGATGCTGGCCGGTGTGCTGGCGAGCTACCTGACCAAGGCCGGTCACCAGGTGGCGCTCGCCGCGGACGGGTCGGAGGCGGTGACGACGTGGCAGCGTACGGTTCCTGACGTCGTCCTGTTGGACGTGATGTTGCCGACGCTGTCCGGTCTGGAGGTGCTCCGCCGGCGCCGGACGGCCGGTGATCATGCGGCGGTGATCATCATCTCGGCGCGCGGCGACGAGTCTGACCGGCTGGTCGGCCTGGAGATCGGCGCGGACGACTACGTGGTGAAGCCGCTGAGTCCTCGGGAGATCGTGCTGCGGGTCCAGGCGCTGCTGCGCCGCGCCGAGCAGCTCACCGGCAGCCGGTTGCGGGAACGCTCGCTGCGGCTGGGCGACGCGGAGATCGATCTTGCCGCACGGACGGCGGCCCGGCACGGCGAACCGCTGGGTCTGACCAGCCGGGAGTTCGACCTGCTGGCCTTCCTTGCCGGTCATCCCGGGGAGACGTTCAGCAAGGCCGCACTGCTCAATCGGGTCTGGGGCTGGGATTTCGGAGACAACTCGACCGTGACCGTACATGTCCGCAGGCTGCGTCAGAAGCTGGAGGACGACCCGTCCGATCCCCGTCTGGTGCTCACCGTCGGCCGCGAGGGTTACCGGGCCGCACGGGGGGACGAACTGGTATGA
- a CDS encoding glycosyltransferase family 2 protein — protein sequence MESVQVVLPCLNEAAALPTVLASIPSGYRVLVVDNGSVDATAEVAREFGAAVVSCPTRGYGAACHAGLQAATCDVVVLMDADGSLDGGQLPRVVDPVRDGRADLMIGSRRPVDHAAWPWWLRLANAELARELSIRTGQRIRDLGPMRAARRERLLSLGLQDRRSGYPAETVVAAADAGWWIGQVEVDYRPRIGRSKVTGTPMGAFRAVRDLRAVMAAR from the coding sequence ATGGAATCGGTGCAGGTCGTTCTGCCATGTCTGAACGAGGCGGCTGCCTTGCCGACGGTGCTGGCGTCGATCCCGTCCGGCTACCGGGTGCTGGTCGTCGACAACGGCTCGGTCGACGCGACGGCCGAGGTCGCCCGGGAGTTCGGCGCCGCGGTGGTCTCCTGCCCGACCCGCGGCTACGGCGCGGCCTGCCACGCCGGACTGCAGGCGGCGACCTGCGATGTCGTGGTGCTGATGGACGCCGACGGGAGCCTCGACGGCGGTCAACTGCCCCGGGTCGTCGACCCGGTCCGCGACGGACGCGCCGACCTGATGATCGGCAGCCGGCGTCCGGTCGATCACGCCGCCTGGCCCTGGTGGCTGCGGTTGGCCAATGCCGAGCTTGCCCGGGAACTGTCGATCCGCACCGGTCAACGGATTCGTGATCTTGGTCCGATGCGCGCGGCACGCCGGGAACGACTGCTGTCACTCGGCCTGCAGGACCGGCGCAGCGGGTATCCGGCCGAGACCGTGGTCGCCGCGGCGGACGCCGGCTGGTGGATCGGCCAAGTGGAGGTGGACTACCGGCCGAGGATCGGACGATCCAAGGTGACCGGTACGCCGATGGGTGCGTTTCGTGCTGTCCGCGACCTGCGCGCTGTGATGGCGGCACGATGA
- a CDS encoding DUF2064 domain-containing protein, with amino-acid sequence MTAVTTGLGAPFDDLGPVRRPVDRAEVIIVLAKEPLPGRAKTRLQSEFTSEQASALAAAALTDTLDVVRATPVRRKILAWEGDPEHWGRGFELIDQGSGGLADRLGRAFDHALADAADAPTLLIAMDTPQVTRELLATSWDGADAVIGLTEDGGYWAIGLRRGPAPEVFASIPMSTDRTGAAQVARLLDLGYQVKLLPPLRDVDTPDDAERIAADRPHLGFSRLYRQLITDRDATAGASVDLHRIFDHAYHGRSLEAKTVDGVDPLRIAADLWHRPADAVDRLVVARCQPPVLDLGCGPGRMVAALTESGRSALGVDVSSVAVGASNRRGAPTLRRDLSGPLPGEGRWGTVLLMDSNLGLGGDPDRLLRRCAALVAPGGLIICETDPEPYADETHRVLLRAGTASGRVRWARIGIEALAARARRHNLVVAERWSAGGRTCRAAHALATRR; translated from the coding sequence ATGACCGCCGTCACCACAGGACTCGGGGCGCCGTTCGACGACCTCGGGCCGGTTCGACGGCCGGTCGACCGGGCGGAAGTGATCATCGTGCTCGCGAAGGAGCCGCTGCCGGGCCGGGCCAAGACCCGACTGCAGTCGGAGTTCACGTCCGAGCAGGCGTCGGCGCTGGCCGCTGCGGCACTGACCGACACGCTCGATGTCGTCCGCGCAACGCCGGTGCGGCGCAAGATCCTTGCCTGGGAAGGGGACCCGGAGCATTGGGGGCGAGGCTTCGAGCTGATCGACCAGGGCTCGGGTGGTCTCGCCGACCGGCTCGGACGGGCTTTCGATCATGCGCTGGCCGACGCGGCCGACGCACCGACCCTGCTGATCGCGATGGACACTCCCCAGGTGACCCGGGAACTGCTGGCGACGTCCTGGGACGGGGCGGACGCGGTGATCGGTCTGACGGAGGACGGTGGCTACTGGGCCATCGGGTTGCGACGTGGCCCGGCACCCGAGGTGTTCGCATCAATACCGATGTCGACCGACCGGACCGGCGCAGCGCAGGTCGCGCGCCTGCTCGATCTTGGATACCAGGTCAAACTGCTGCCGCCACTGCGTGATGTGGACACTCCCGATGACGCGGAACGGATCGCTGCCGACCGTCCTCATCTCGGCTTCTCCCGGCTGTATCGGCAACTGATCACCGATCGTGACGCGACGGCCGGCGCCTCGGTCGACCTGCACCGGATCTTCGACCACGCCTACCACGGCAGGTCTCTTGAGGCGAAGACCGTCGACGGCGTCGATCCCCTCCGGATCGCTGCGGATCTGTGGCATCGGCCGGCCGACGCCGTCGACCGGCTGGTCGTCGCGCGCTGCCAACCACCGGTCCTCGACCTGGGCTGCGGCCCGGGCCGGATGGTCGCCGCGCTCACCGAATCGGGACGCTCCGCGCTGGGCGTGGACGTGTCCTCTGTTGCGGTCGGGGCCAGCAATCGCCGTGGTGCCCCGACCCTGAGACGGGACCTCAGCGGCCCGCTACCGGGGGAGGGCCGCTGGGGGACCGTGCTCCTGATGGACAGCAACCTCGGCCTGGGTGGCGATCCGGACCGGCTGCTGCGCCGTTGCGCTGCTCTCGTAGCGCCCGGTGGCCTGATCATCTGTGAGACAGACCCCGAGCCGTACGCCGACGAGACGCATCGGGTGCTGCTCCGCGCTGGCACGGCCTCGGGACGGGTCCGCTGGGCTCGGATCGGCATCGAGGCGCTGGCCGCCCGAGCCCGCCGGCACAACCTGGTGGTCGCCGAACGCTGGTCAGCCGGCGGCCGTACTTGCCGCGCTGCGCACGCTCTAGCAACTCGGCGATGA